A genome region from Gymnogyps californianus isolate 813 chromosome 4, ASM1813914v2, whole genome shotgun sequence includes the following:
- the LOC127016077 gene encoding radial spoke head protein 6 homolog A-like: MAEPPGEPPPQAVPREGQDQGLREHLWPGHSPDRPEPYASHPPQRGPRQPPSEGFEPERDPYQPQQSEPGPASYEYQGVRQGSDRPQGLRKSIYQPGAPDQDPYQAQDQRGNVGQTHAPGQAPYQSQTPVQHLYHPRGAEQASYKLQVPETNISQGYTLGQDSHQAQEARQSLYQSYALGLDPYQTQEPKSAYQTYAVGQDPYQAYERGHGPYQPHEPGYGLYQPGYSPYDDQIPDPKSRMLAIENAKAYLLKSSTTSGLNLYDHLANMLTKILDEQPTNAVDIIENISKDVKWAQFQKKMDTLRDEHEILPTFEAAEKRKALFLKANGEGNEELEEEIGETPLPNVMETAFYFEQTGIGLSKDESYHIFLALKKLISVQPIQTCRFWGKILGLEMNYIVAEVQYHEGEEEEEIEEEEVTEEGGKGMGEVEDEDEEKEKEDEPPKSTYKPPPIIPKEENGTGANKYVYFVCNEPGKPWVKLPPVTPAQIVCARKIKKFFTGRLDAPVVSFPPFPGNEANYLRAQIARISAGTQISPIGFYQFAEEEGDEEEEGGGGRDTYEENPDFQPLSVAEMVDSLSTWVHHVQSILKQGRCVWLNPFQKSEEEEEEEEEEEEKAEDPDELQQEIGPPLLTPLSEDEGIQNIPAWTAQPSTNLIPQYAVAILKSNRWPGAYAFASGKKFDNIYFGWGHKYSPENHTPALPPPVQAEYPSGPEITEARDPTLEEEVAFKAAREEALAAAEEEEDEEDVEDDEEEEDD; this comes from the exons ATGGCCGAGCCTCCCGGGGAACCCCCGCCCCAGGCTGTCCCGCGGGAAGGGCAGGACCAAGGCCTTAGGGAGCACTTGTGGCCCGGACACAGCCCCGACCGGCCCGAGCCATACGCTTCCCACCCGCCTCAGCGGGGCCCCAGGCAGCCGCCTTCTGAGGGGTTTGAGCCTGAACGAGACCCTTATCAGCCTCAGCAGTCGGAACCGGGACCAGCTTCCTATGAATACCAGGGTGTAAGGCAAGGGTCTGATCGGCCACAAGGACTGAGAAAGAGCATCTATCAGCCAGGAGCACCCGACCAAGACCCCTACCAAGCACAAGACCAAAGAGGAAATGTCGGCCAGACCCACGCACCAGGACAAGCACCGTATCAATCACAGACCCCAGTTCAACACCTCTATCATCCACGGGGAGCAGAACAAGCCTCTTACAAGCTACAGGTGCCAGAAACAAACATCAGCCAGGGATACACGCTGGGACAAGACTCTCATCAGGCACAGGAGGCAAGGCAAAGCTTATATCAGTCGTATGCACTAGGATTAGACCCTTACCAAACACAGGAACCAAAAAGTGCCTATCAGACATATGCAGTAGGACAAGATCCCTATCAAGCCTATGAACGTGGGCATGGCCCCTATCAGCCACATGAACCAGGTTATGGTCTTTATCAGCCAGGATACAGTCCATATGATGATCAGATACCCGATCCCAAATCCCGAATGCTGGCAATTGAGAATGCAAAAGCCTAtttactgaaaagcagcacaacaTCTGGCCTGAACTT ATATGATCATCTTGCTAATATGCTAACAAAGATCCTGGATGAACAGCCCACAAATGCAGTAGACATAATTGAGAATATCAGCAAGGATGTGAAGTGGgctcagtttcagaaaaaaatggacacTCTTCGAGATGAACATGAGATTCTTCCAACATTTGAAGCTGCAGAAAAGCGTAAAGCTTTGTTCCTCAAGGCAAACggagaaggaaatgaagaacTAGAAGAAGAGATA GGAGAGACCCCTCTACCTAATGTGATGGAAACAGCCTTTTATTTTGAACAGACAGGAATTGGCTTGAGCAAAGATGAATCCTATCACATATTCCTTGCCCTTAAAAAACTAATTAGTGTTCAGCCAATCCAGACCTGTCGCTTCTGGGGCAAAATTTTGGGCCTGGAGATGAACTATATTGTAGCTGAAGTACAGTACCatgagggggaagaggaggaggaaatagaagaggaagaagttactgaggaaggagggaaagggatggGTGAGGTTGAAGACGAagatgaggagaaagaaaaagaagacgAACCACCAAAGTCCACCTATAAGCCCCCACCCATCAtcccaaaagaagaaaatgggacTGGGGCTAATAAATATGTCTACTTTGTCTGTAATGAGCCAGGCAAACCCTGGGTGAAGTTGCCTCCAGTGACGCCAGCCCAGATTGTCTGTGCCAGGAAAAtcaagaagttcttcactggtAGGCTGGATGCTCCTGTTGTgagctttcctcctttccctggaAATGAGGCCAATTACCTACGTGCACAGATAGCTCGGATCTCAGCAGGAACCCAGATCTCTCCCATTGGATTTTACCAgtttgcagaggaggaaggagacgaagaggaggaggggggaggaggaagagataCATATGAAGAAAACCCTGATTTTCAGCCTCTTTCTGTGGCTGAAATGGTGGATTCTCTCTCCACATGGGTACACCATGTACAGAGTATTCTAAAGCAG GGTCGCTGTGTTTGGCTTAATCCTTTTCAAAaatcagaggaagaagaagaagaagaagaggaagaggaagaaaaagcagaggaccCAGATGAACTACAGCAAGAAATAGGACCACCTCTTCTCACTCCACTCTCTGAAGATGAAG GAATTCAAAACATCCCCGCCTGGACAGCTCAGCCTTCTACGAACCTGATCCCGCAATACGCTGTCGCAATCCTCAAGTCTAACCGATGGCCCGGAGCATATGCCTTTGCATCTGGCAA gaaATTTGATAACATCTACTTTGGCTGGGGTCACAAGTACAGCCCAGAGAACCACACTCCCGCACTGCCTCCGCCAGTGCAAGCAGAATACCCCAGCGGGCCAGAAATCACTGAGGCAAGAGACCCTACTCTGGAAGAGGAAGTGGCTTTCAAGGCTGCGAGGGAAGAAGCCTTagctgcagctgaggaagaggaagatgaggaagacGTTGAggatgatgaagaggaggaggatgattAA